From the genome of Streptomyces sp. NBC_01317, one region includes:
- a CDS encoding HU family DNA-binding protein, translated as MNRSELVAALADRAEVTRKDADAVLAALAETVGEIVAKGDEKVTIPGFLTFERTHRAARTARNPQTGDPIQIPAGYSVKVSAGSKLKEAAKGK; from the coding sequence ATGAACCGCAGTGAGCTGGTGGCCGCCCTGGCCGACCGCGCCGAGGTGACCCGCAAGGACGCCGACGCCGTGCTGGCCGCTCTCGCCGAGACCGTCGGCGAGATCGTCGCCAAGGGCGACGAGAAGGTCACCATCCCCGGCTTCCTGACCTTCGAGCGCACCCACCGTGCCGCTCGGACCGCTCGTAACCCGCAGACCGGCGACCCGATCCAGATCCCGGCCGGCTACAGCGTGAAGGTCTCCGCGGGCTCCAAGCTCAAGGAAGCCGCCAAGGGCAAGTAA
- the murA gene encoding UDP-N-acetylglucosamine 1-carboxyvinyltransferase, producing MTVKDDVMLVHGGTPLEGEIRVRGAKNLVPKAMVAALLGSGPSRLRNVPDIRDVRVVRGLLQLHGVTVRPGDEPGELILDPTYVESANVADIDAHAGSSRIPILFCGPLLHRLGHAFIPGLGGCDIGGRPIDFHFDVLRQFGATIEKRADGQYLEAPQRLRGTKIRLPYPSVGSTEQVLLTAVLAEGVTELSNAAVEPEIEDLICVLQKMGAIISMDTDRTIRITGVDRLDGYTHRAIPDRLEAASWASAALATEGNIYVRGAQQRSMMTFLNTYRKVGGAFEIDDKGIRFWHPGGSLNAIALETDVHPGFQTDWQQPLVVALTQASGLSIVHETVYESRLGFTSALNQMGAHIQLYRECLGGSDCRFGQRNFLHSAVVSGPTKLQGADLVIPDLRGGFSYLIAALAAQGTSRVHGIDLINRGYENFMDKLTELGAKVELPGGSLV from the coding sequence ATGACCGTCAAAGACGATGTAATGCTTGTCCACGGCGGAACCCCGCTGGAGGGTGAGATCCGCGTTCGCGGTGCGAAGAACCTGGTGCCCAAGGCCATGGTCGCCGCACTGCTCGGCAGCGGCCCCAGCCGGTTGCGCAACGTACCGGACATCCGTGACGTACGGGTCGTACGGGGACTGCTCCAGTTGCACGGCGTCACCGTCCGCCCGGGTGACGAACCGGGCGAGCTGATCCTCGACCCGACGTACGTCGAGAGCGCCAACGTCGCCGACATCGACGCGCACGCGGGCTCGTCGCGCATCCCGATCCTGTTCTGCGGCCCGCTGCTGCACCGGCTCGGGCACGCCTTCATCCCCGGTCTGGGCGGCTGCGACATCGGCGGCCGGCCGATCGACTTCCACTTCGACGTGCTGCGCCAGTTCGGCGCGACGATCGAGAAGCGCGCGGACGGCCAGTACCTGGAGGCCCCGCAGCGGCTGCGCGGCACGAAGATCAGGCTGCCGTACCCCTCGGTCGGCTCGACGGAGCAGGTGCTGCTGACGGCCGTCCTGGCCGAAGGGGTCACGGAGCTGTCGAACGCCGCGGTGGAGCCGGAGATCGAGGATCTGATCTGCGTGCTCCAGAAGATGGGCGCGATCATCTCCATGGACACCGACCGGACGATCCGGATCACCGGTGTCGACCGGCTCGACGGCTACACGCACCGCGCCATCCCCGACCGGCTGGAGGCCGCCTCCTGGGCGTCCGCCGCGCTGGCCACCGAGGGGAACATCTACGTCCGCGGCGCGCAGCAGCGGTCGATGATGACCTTCCTCAACACCTACCGCAAGGTCGGCGGCGCCTTCGAGATCGACGACAAGGGCATCCGGTTCTGGCACCCGGGCGGCTCCCTCAACGCGATCGCCCTGGAGACGGACGTCCACCCCGGCTTCCAGACCGACTGGCAGCAGCCGCTGGTGGTGGCGCTGACGCAGGCGTCGGGGCTGTCCATCGTGCACGAGACGGTGTACGAGTCGCGGCTCGGCTTCACCTCGGCGCTCAACCAGATGGGCGCGCACATCCAGCTCTACCGGGAGTGCCTGGGCGGCTCGGACTGCCGCTTCGGCCAGCGGAACTTCCTGCACTCGGCCGTCGTGTCGGGCCCCACGAAGCTCCAGGGCGCCGATCTGGTCATCCCCGACCTGCGCGGCGGCTTCTCGTACCTGATCGCGGCGCTGGCGGCGCAGGGCACCTCCCGGGTGCACGGCATCGACCTGATCAACCGCGGCTACGAGAACTTCATGGACAAGCTCACCGAGCTGGGGGCGAAGGTCGAGCTGCCGGGCGGCTCGCTCGTCTGA
- a CDS encoding YqgE/AlgH family protein: protein MTEVSSLTGRLLVATPALADPNFDRAVVLLLDHDEEGSLGVVLNRPTPVDVGDILESWADHAGEPGVVFQGGPVSLDSALGLAVIPGDEGPLGWRRVYGAIGLVDLETPPELLVRALGSLRIFAGYAGWGPGQLEAELAEGAWYVVESEPGDVSSPRPEGLWRAVLRRQRGELAMVATYPDDPSLN, encoded by the coding sequence ATGACCGAGGTGTCCTCGCTCACAGGGCGGTTGCTGGTCGCGACACCCGCTCTGGCGGACCCGAATTTCGATCGCGCTGTTGTGCTGCTGCTCGACCACGACGAGGAGGGTTCCCTCGGCGTGGTCCTCAACAGGCCCACGCCCGTCGACGTGGGGGACATCCTGGAGTCCTGGGCGGACCACGCGGGGGAGCCGGGGGTCGTGTTCCAGGGCGGTCCTGTCTCGCTCGACTCCGCGCTCGGGCTCGCCGTCATCCCCGGCGACGAGGGGCCGCTCGGCTGGCGCAGGGTGTACGGGGCGATCGGCCTGGTCGACCTGGAGACCCCGCCCGAGCTGCTCGTACGGGCGCTGGGCTCGCTGCGGATCTTCGCCGGGTACGCGGGCTGGGGGCCGGGGCAGCTGGAGGCCGAGCTGGCCGAAGGGGCCTGGTACGTGGTCGAGTCGGAGCCGGGCGACGTCTCGTCGCCGCGCCCGGAGGGGCTGTGGCGCGCCGTGCTGCGCAGACAGCGCGGTGAGCTGGCGATGGTGGCCACCTACCCCGACGATCCGTCACTCAACTGA
- a CDS encoding DUF3039 domain-containing protein has product MSTLEPERGAGTGTLVEPAPQVSHGDGDHERFAHYVQKDKIMASALDGTPVVALCGKVWVPGRDPKKYPVCPMCKEIYESMGPGGDKDKDKGGKDKSKK; this is encoded by the coding sequence ATGAGCACTCTTGAGCCCGAGCGCGGGGCAGGGACGGGCACCCTCGTGGAGCCGGCACCACAGGTGTCGCACGGCGACGGCGACCACGAGCGCTTCGCCCACTACGTCCAGAAGGACAAGATCATGGCGAGTGCCCTCGACGGCACTCCGGTGGTCGCACTGTGCGGGAAGGTCTGGGTACCGGGGCGCGACCCCAAGAAGTACCCGGTCTGCCCGATGTGCAAGGAGATCTACGAGTCCATGGGTCCCGGCGGGGACAAGGACAAGGACAAGGGCGGCAAGGACAAGAGCAAGAAGTAG
- a CDS encoding extracellular solute-binding protein codes for MKLSRMAAPIAALVLAGLTASACAPQTSDNTATKDEKSGTLRVWLFQEVNNKPKEQVVQGAVDAFRAEHKGTKVEIEYIPVETRAQRIKAAFNDPKSAPDLVEYGNTDTAGYVKDGGLADVTEEFGAWDEAKDTDPTAKQSVTVDGKIYGAPLFVGVRALYYRTDVFKELGLSAPKSQAELISTAKKIHKAKPALYGLAVGGAYTYGAMPFVWSNGGELAEESGGTYKAAVNSPAARKGIAAYTSLFGDDNCPAAKCASMGGNATVTAFASGQAAMAIGGDFSHQAVEAGTVKGKYAVVPLPGVKAGSIAPAFAGGNNIGVLKSSAHRTLAVDLMKSFTSKDTQAKLFDAMGFLPTYTDVLAASARKQPFVAPFVKTLGAGAKFVPASAGWAQIDSSLVLPTMFQEIVSGRKDVKAASEDAAKKMDAAFASAG; via the coding sequence ATGAAGCTTTCCCGTATGGCCGCCCCCATCGCGGCACTGGTGCTCGCCGGCCTGACGGCCTCCGCCTGCGCTCCGCAGACGTCCGACAACACCGCGACGAAGGACGAGAAGAGCGGCACGCTCCGCGTGTGGCTCTTCCAGGAGGTCAACAACAAGCCCAAGGAGCAGGTCGTCCAAGGGGCCGTCGACGCGTTCCGCGCGGAGCACAAGGGCACGAAGGTCGAGATCGAGTACATCCCCGTCGAGACCCGCGCCCAGCGGATCAAGGCCGCGTTCAACGACCCGAAGAGCGCACCCGACCTGGTCGAGTACGGCAACACCGACACGGCGGGATACGTGAAGGACGGCGGACTCGCCGACGTCACCGAGGAGTTCGGCGCCTGGGACGAGGCCAAGGACACCGACCCCACGGCGAAGCAGTCCGTCACGGTCGACGGGAAGATCTACGGGGCGCCGCTGTTCGTCGGCGTCCGCGCCCTGTACTACCGCACCGACGTCTTCAAGGAGCTGGGACTCTCCGCCCCCAAGTCCCAGGCCGAGCTGATATCCACCGCCAAGAAGATCCACAAGGCGAAGCCCGCCCTGTACGGGCTCGCGGTGGGCGGCGCGTACACCTACGGCGCCATGCCGTTCGTCTGGTCGAACGGCGGCGAACTCGCCGAGGAGAGCGGCGGCACATACAAGGCCGCCGTCAACAGTCCCGCCGCCCGCAAGGGCATCGCCGCGTACACCTCCCTGTTCGGCGACGACAACTGTCCGGCCGCCAAGTGCGCCTCCATGGGAGGCAACGCGACCGTCACCGCCTTCGCCTCCGGCCAGGCGGCGATGGCGATCGGCGGCGACTTCAGCCACCAGGCCGTCGAGGCGGGCACCGTCAAGGGCAAGTACGCGGTGGTCCCGCTGCCGGGTGTCAAGGCGGGCTCCATCGCCCCCGCGTTCGCCGGCGGCAACAACATCGGCGTCCTCAAGAGCAGTGCGCACCGCACCCTCGCCGTCGACCTGATGAAGTCGTTCACCAGCAAGGACACCCAGGCCAAGCTCTTCGACGCGATGGGCTTCCTGCCCACGTACACGGACGTCCTCGCCGCCTCCGCGCGGAAGCAGCCGTTCGTCGCCCCCTTCGTCAAGACCCTCGGTGCGGGCGCCAAGTTCGTCCCCGCCTCCGCGGGCTGGGCCCAGATCGACTCCTCGCTGGTCCTGCCGACGATGTTCCAGGAGATCGTCAGCGGCCGTAAGGACGTCAAGGCGGCGTCCGAGGACGCGGCGAAGAAGATGGACGCGGCGTTCGCGTCCGCGGGCTGA
- a CDS encoding carbohydrate ABC transporter permease, which yields MTSPTGHAPRPRSPERPEKALPAAGGKAPGRAPRRGPRRAGQGGRTPWLYLAPALVILGGLLVYPIYQLGLISFLEYTQAQVSGGQPTTFQGFGNYATLFRDSQFWQVLLATVLFAAACVVTTLGLGCALAVLLTRVRALPRLALMLAALGAWATPAITGSTVFVFLFDPDYGPVNRVFGLGDFSWTYGRYSAFTLVLLEVVWCSFPFVMVTVYAGIKAIPGEVLEAASLDGASQWRIWRSVTAPMLRPILVVVTIQSIIWDFKVFTQIYVMTNGGGIAGQNLVLNVYAYQKAFASSQYSLGSAIGVVMLLILLAVTLVYLRLLRRRGEEL from the coding sequence ATGACGTCCCCCACCGGCCACGCGCCGCGCCCCCGTTCGCCGGAGAGGCCGGAAAAAGCCCTCCCGGCGGCCGGGGGCAAGGCCCCCGGCCGAGCACCCCGCCGAGGCCCCCGGCGGGCCGGCCAGGGCGGCCGGACCCCGTGGCTCTACCTCGCGCCCGCCCTCGTCATCCTCGGCGGCCTGCTCGTCTACCCGATCTACCAACTGGGCCTGATCTCCTTCCTGGAGTACACCCAGGCCCAGGTCAGCGGTGGGCAGCCCACCACCTTCCAGGGCTTCGGGAACTACGCCACGCTCTTCCGCGACAGCCAGTTCTGGCAGGTGCTGCTCGCCACCGTGCTGTTCGCCGCCGCGTGCGTCGTCACCACGCTCGGCCTCGGCTGCGCCCTCGCCGTCCTCCTGACGCGCGTACGGGCCCTGCCGCGCCTCGCGCTGATGCTCGCCGCCCTCGGTGCCTGGGCCACCCCCGCGATCACCGGCTCCACCGTCTTCGTCTTCCTCTTCGACCCCGACTACGGGCCGGTCAACCGGGTGTTCGGCCTGGGCGACTTCTCCTGGACGTACGGGCGCTACAGCGCCTTCACGCTCGTCCTGCTCGAAGTCGTCTGGTGCTCCTTCCCGTTCGTGATGGTCACCGTCTACGCGGGCATCAAGGCCATCCCCGGCGAGGTGTTGGAGGCCGCCTCGCTCGACGGCGCCTCGCAGTGGCGGATCTGGCGGTCCGTCACCGCGCCGATGCTGCGCCCGATCCTGGTCGTCGTCACCATCCAGTCGATCATCTGGGACTTCAAGGTCTTCACCCAGATCTATGTGATGACCAACGGCGGCGGAATCGCCGGCCAGAATCTCGTCCTCAATGTCTACGCGTATCAAAAGGCCTTCGCGTCCTCCCAGTACAGCCTGGGCTCGGCCATCGGCGTTGTCATGCTGCTGATTCTGCTGGCGGTCACGCTCGTCTATCTGCGGCTGCTGCGCCGCCGGGGGGAAGAACTGTGA
- a CDS encoding carbohydrate ABC transporter permease, whose product MNLPRVRRPWRLAAEASALVIAVVVAFPLYWMVLSAFKPAGEIQSTRPRPWTLSPSLDSFRRVFEQQEFGRYFLNSLLVAGTVVIVSALVAFLAATAVTRFRFRFRTTLLIMFLVAQMVPIEALTIPLFFQMRDIGLLNTLGSLILPHLAFSLPFAIWMLRGFVKAVPDALEEAAYIDGASRTRFLWQILFPLVFPGLVATSVFSFISTWNDFLFAKSFIISDTSQSTLPMALLVFFKPDENDWGGIMAGSTVMTVPVLVFFVLVQRRLVSGLGGAVKD is encoded by the coding sequence GTGAACCTGCCGCGCGTCCGCCGCCCCTGGCGCCTCGCCGCCGAGGCATCCGCCCTGGTCATCGCCGTCGTGGTGGCGTTTCCGCTCTACTGGATGGTTCTCTCCGCGTTCAAACCGGCGGGCGAGATCCAATCCACCCGGCCGCGTCCTTGGACGCTGTCCCCGTCGCTCGACTCGTTCCGCCGCGTCTTCGAACAGCAGGAATTCGGCCGGTACTTCCTCAACAGCCTGCTGGTCGCCGGCACCGTCGTGATCGTCTCCGCGCTGGTCGCCTTTCTCGCGGCCACGGCGGTCACCCGCTTCCGTTTCCGCTTCCGTACGACCCTGCTCATCATGTTCCTCGTCGCGCAGATGGTGCCGATCGAGGCGCTCACCATCCCGCTGTTCTTCCAGATGCGCGACATCGGCCTGCTCAATACCCTCGGCTCGCTGATCCTGCCGCATCTCGCGTTCTCCCTGCCGTTCGCGATCTGGATGCTGCGGGGATTTGTCAAGGCGGTCCCCGACGCGCTGGAGGAAGCCGCGTACATCGACGGCGCGAGCCGAACCCGATTCCTGTGGCAGATCCTCTTCCCGCTGGTGTTTCCCGGGCTGGTCGCGACGAGTGTCTTCTCCTTCATCTCCACCTGGAACGACTTCCTCTTCGCCAAGTCCTTCATCATCAGCGACACGTCCCAGTCGACGCTTCCCATGGCGCTGCTGGTCTTCTTCAAACCCGACGAGAACGACTGGGGCGGGATCATGGCGGGCTCCACCGTCATGACCGTTCCCGTGCTCGTCTTCTTCGTGCTCGTACAACGGCGGCTGGTCTCCGGACTGGGCGGCGCGGTCAAGGACTGA